One genomic segment of Gammaproteobacteria bacterium includes these proteins:
- a CDS encoding aspartate aminotransferase family protein, translated as MSSHSPITREWFDQVMVLNYAPAAIIPVRGEGSRLWDQEGRDYIDFAGGIAVTGLGHAHPQLLAALTEQAQKLWHVSNVLTNEPALKLARRLCDLTFAERVFFANSGAEANEAALKLARKYASDHFGADKHEIIAFTQSFHGRTLFTVTVGGQPKYTQGFEPLPPGVTHVPFNDLDAFATVISDRTCAVIVEPVQGEGGVTCATPEFLQGLRELCDRHQALLIFDEVQCGNGRSGHLYAYMAYGVTPDILATAKGLGGGFPISAMLTTTAIAESLNVGSHGTTYGGNPLGCAVANAVLDLISDPELLAGVQRKHEVFMAGLRRINEQFHLFRELRGMGLLLGCELIETWRGRSREFIKAALDEGLLVLVAGPDVIRLAPSLIIPDELIEEGLQRLERAIARLLSPTAA; from the coding sequence ATGAGCAGTCATTCCCCCATCACCCGCGAATGGTTTGATCAAGTCATGGTTCTCAACTACGCCCCGGCGGCGATCATCCCGGTGCGTGGCGAAGGCTCCCGTTTGTGGGATCAGGAAGGGCGAGATTACATCGACTTCGCCGGCGGCATTGCCGTGACCGGGCTGGGGCACGCTCACCCGCAGCTCTTGGCCGCGCTCACCGAACAGGCGCAAAAGCTCTGGCATGTCAGTAACGTCCTGACCAATGAACCGGCGCTGAAGCTCGCCCGTCGGTTGTGCGATCTAACCTTTGCCGAACGGGTGTTTTTCGCCAATTCCGGCGCCGAGGCCAACGAAGCCGCGCTCAAGCTGGCCCGCAAGTATGCTTCCGACCACTTCGGCGCGGACAAGCATGAAATCATCGCCTTTACCCAATCGTTCCACGGACGTACGCTGTTCACCGTAACCGTCGGCGGGCAGCCCAAATACACCCAGGGGTTTGAACCTCTGCCGCCGGGCGTCACCCATGTTCCGTTCAATGATCTGGACGCTTTCGCCACTGTCATCTCTGACCGCACCTGCGCGGTCATTGTCGAGCCGGTGCAGGGCGAAGGCGGCGTGACTTGCGCGACCCCGGAGTTTCTGCAAGGACTGCGCGAACTTTGCGACCGCCATCAGGCGCTGCTGATCTTCGATGAAGTGCAATGCGGCAATGGGCGCAGCGGTCATCTTTACGCCTATATGGCCTACGGCGTCACCCCGGATATCCTGGCGACCGCCAAGGGACTGGGCGGTGGCTTCCCCATCAGCGCTATGCTCACTACCACTGCAATCGCTGAAAGTCTCAACGTCGGCAGCCACGGTACGACCTACGGCGGCAATCCACTGGGTTGTGCGGTCGCCAACGCGGTGCTGGATCTCATCAGTGATCCCGAATTGTTGGCAGGAGTTCAGCGCAAGCATGAAGTCTTCATGGCCGGTCTGCGCCGGATCAATGAGCAGTTTCACTTGTTCCGGGAATTGCGCGGCATGGGTCTCTTATTGGGTTGCGAATTGATTGAAACCTGGCGAGGGCGCAGCCGGGAATTCATCAAGGCAGCGCTCGATGAAGGGTTGCTGGTGCTGGTCGCCGGGCCGGATGTGATCCGGTTAGCGCCCTCGCTGATTATCCCCGATGAATTGATTGAAGAGGGTTTACAGCGTCTTGAGCGGGCGATTGCGCGTCTGCTTTCCCCAACTGCTGCTTAA
- a CDS encoding dTMP kinase has product MAHRFITVEGGEGAGKTTQLAFMRDYLEQAGYSVVITREPGGTTLGEEIRALLLGHRHDGMALTTETLLMFAARAEHLERVIRPALARGDWVLCDRFTDATYAYQGGGRGLSLEQIADLETWVQGHLRPDLTLLFDLPVEVGLARAGKRSIADRFEQEDQAFFERVRATYWERALQNPDRYRIVNANQPIEAVRHEIESILAAIMS; this is encoded by the coding sequence ATGGCTCATCGATTCATCACTGTCGAAGGCGGCGAAGGCGCCGGTAAAACCACGCAACTGGCCTTCATGCGCGACTATCTGGAACAGGCCGGTTATTCGGTCGTGATCACCCGCGAGCCGGGCGGTACAACATTGGGCGAAGAAATTCGTGCTCTGTTGCTCGGCCATCGCCATGACGGCATGGCGTTGACGACGGAAACCCTGCTGATGTTCGCCGCCCGCGCTGAGCATCTGGAACGAGTCATTCGCCCCGCGCTGGCCCGGGGCGACTGGGTGTTGTGTGACCGCTTCACCGACGCGACTTATGCTTATCAGGGCGGCGGGCGTGGCCTGTCCCTGGAGCAAATTGCGGATCTGGAAACGTGGGTGCAGGGCCATCTGCGTCCCGATCTGACCCTGTTGTTTGATTTGCCGGTGGAAGTTGGATTGGCCCGAGCCGGGAAACGCAGCATAGCGGATCGCTTTGAACAGGAAGATCAGGCGTTTTTCGAGCGGGTTCGGGCGACTTACTGGGAGCGCGCCTTGCAAAATCCGGATCGCTATCGAATCGTGAACGCCAACCAGCCGATTGAAGCCGTTCGCCATGAAATTGAAAGCATTCTCGCCGCCATCATGTCATAA
- the thrS gene encoding threonine--tRNA ligase, giving the protein MPTISLPDGSQRVFENPVSVREVAAAIGPGLAKAALAGKVDDRLVDTSHVLDQDAHLAIITERDPEGLDIIRHSSAHLLAHAVKQLYPSAQVTIGPVIENGFYYDFAFESTFTPDDLERIQARMEELAARDIPVTRSVMPRDEAVAFFRNMGEEYKAQIIADIPSGEDISLYQQDDFIDLCRGPHVPSTGKLKAFKLMKVAGAYWRGDSRNEMLQRIYGTAWTDQKALKAYLHRLEEAEKRDHRRVGKALDLFHVQEEAPGMAFWHDRGWRVYVEVQNYIRQMLREYGYQEVHTPQIIDRSLWERSGHWEKFRDDMFTTASENRDYAVKPMNCPGHIQIFNQGLKSYRDLPLRMAEFGSCHRNEPSGTLHGLMRVRNFVQDDAHIFCTEEQIQPEVTAFMDLLFQVYADFGFTEVQLALATRPDKRVGSDEVWDKAEKALELALNRTELPWRLKPGEGAFYGPKIEFVLRDCLDRLWQCGTIQVDFSMPGRLDAHYIAEDGSKRVPVMLHRAILGSLERFIGILIEQYAGALPAWLAPVQAIVLDITDHQAEYAVQVEKSLARQGFRVESDLRNEKVGFKIREHTLQRVPYLLVVGDREMENETVAVRTRTGQDLGSMSLPAFVEQLQADIARRGRTE; this is encoded by the coding sequence ATGCCGACCATCTCGCTCCCCGATGGCAGCCAGCGCGTCTTCGAGAATCCCGTCAGCGTCCGGGAGGTTGCCGCCGCGATTGGCCCCGGACTGGCCAAAGCCGCTCTGGCTGGCAAGGTCGATGACCGCCTGGTCGATACCTCGCATGTGCTTGACCAGGACGCCCACCTGGCCATCATTACCGAACGCGATCCGGAAGGGCTGGATATTATCCGCCATTCCAGCGCCCATCTGCTGGCCCATGCGGTGAAGCAACTCTATCCCAGCGCCCAGGTGACGATTGGTCCGGTCATCGAAAACGGTTTCTACTATGACTTCGCTTTCGAGAGTACTTTCACTCCCGATGATCTGGAGCGGATTCAGGCGCGCATGGAGGAGCTGGCGGCGCGGGATATTCCCGTCACCCGCTCGGTCATGCCCCGCGACGAAGCCGTCGCCTTCTTTCGCAACATGGGCGAAGAGTACAAAGCGCAAATCATTGCCGATATTCCTTCCGGCGAGGATATTTCCCTTTATCAGCAGGATGATTTCATCGACCTTTGTCGCGGCCCGCACGTGCCGTCGACCGGGAAGTTGAAAGCCTTCAAGCTGATGAAGGTGGCCGGCGCTTACTGGCGCGGCGACTCCCGCAACGAGATGCTGCAACGCATTTATGGCACCGCCTGGACGGATCAAAAAGCGCTGAAAGCCTACCTGCATCGGTTGGAAGAAGCCGAAAAGCGCGATCATCGCCGGGTGGGCAAAGCGCTGGACCTGTTCCACGTCCAGGAAGAAGCGCCGGGCATGGCGTTCTGGCATGATCGGGGCTGGCGCGTCTATGTCGAAGTGCAGAACTATATTCGGCAAATGTTGCGCGAATATGGCTACCAGGAAGTCCATACTCCGCAGATCATTGACCGCAGCCTGTGGGAACGCTCGGGACACTGGGAAAAATTCCGCGACGACATGTTCACGACGGCTTCGGAGAACCGCGATTACGCGGTGAAACCGATGAACTGCCCCGGTCATATCCAGATTTTCAACCAGGGACTAAAAAGCTATCGTGATTTGCCGTTACGGATGGCTGAATTCGGTTCCTGCCACCGCAATGAACCGTCTGGCACGTTGCATGGTTTGATGCGGGTGCGCAATTTTGTTCAGGACGATGCCCACATCTTCTGCACCGAGGAGCAGATTCAGCCGGAAGTCACGGCGTTTATGGATCTACTGTTCCAGGTCTACGCCGATTTCGGTTTCACTGAAGTACAACTGGCTCTAGCCACCCGTCCCGACAAGCGGGTTGGCAGTGACGAGGTCTGGGACAAGGCGGAGAAGGCGCTGGAGCTGGCGCTGAACCGTACTGAGCTGCCCTGGCGGCTCAAACCCGGTGAGGGCGCGTTCTACGGTCCCAAGATCGAATTTGTGCTGCGCGACTGCCTGGACCGACTCTGGCAATGCGGCACCATTCAAGTCGATTTCTCCATGCCGGGTCGGCTGGACGCGCATTACATCGCCGAGGACGGAAGCAAGCGGGTTCCCGTCATGCTGCATCGGGCGATTCTCGGTTCGCTGGAACGGTTCATTGGCATTCTGATCGAGCAATATGCTGGCGCGCTGCCGGCCTGGCTGGCGCCGGTGCAGGCAATAGTGCTCGATATTACCGACCACCAGGCCGAATATGCCGTCCAGGTTGAAAAATCCCTTGCGCGACAAGGTTTCCGGGTCGAGTCTGACTTGAGAAACGAGAAAGTCGGTTTTAAAATTCGCGAACATACTTTGCAGCGCGTTCCCTATCTGCTGGTCGTTGGCGACCGAGAGATGGAAAACGAGACCGTTGCGGTGCGCACCCGCACTGGCCAGGATCTGGGCAGTATGAGCCTGCCCGCCTTCGTGGAGCAGCTGCAAGCCGATATTGCCCGGCGCGGGCGAACTGAATAA
- the infC gene encoding translation initiation factor IF-3 — protein MAANNELRLNEEITGREVRLIDQDGEQAGVVSLVQARRMAEEAELDLVEISPNAKPPVCRIMDYGKYRFEQAKKQSEARKKQKQIQVKEIKFRPGTDEGDYQVKLRNLIRFLSEGDKAKVTLRFRGREMAHQDLGLNLLKRVEDDLTAYGAVEQRPRMEGRQMVMTIAPVKKK, from the coding sequence ATCGCTGCGAATAATGAACTCCGGCTCAACGAAGAGATCACCGGGCGCGAAGTACGCCTGATTGATCAGGACGGCGAGCAGGCGGGGGTTGTCTCCCTGGTGCAAGCCAGGCGGATGGCTGAGGAAGCCGAACTGGATTTGGTGGAAATCTCCCCGAACGCCAAGCCGCCGGTTTGCCGCATCATGGACTATGGTAAATACCGGTTTGAGCAGGCCAAGAAGCAAAGCGAAGCTCGAAAGAAGCAAAAACAAATCCAGGTCAAGGAAATCAAGTTTCGTCCAGGCACGGACGAAGGAGATTATCAGGTCAAACTGCGCAACCTGATCCGTTTCCTGAGTGAAGGCGACAAGGCCAAGGTGACGTTGCGGTTTCGCGGCCGCGAGATGGCGCACCAGGACCTTGGCCTCAACCTTCTCAAGCGCGTCGAAGATGATCTCACCGCTTACGGCGCAGTGGAGCAACGGCCCCGCATGGAAGGGCGGCAGATGGTGATGACCATCGCGCCGGTCAAAAAGAAATAA
- the rpmI gene encoding 50S ribosomal protein L35 yields MPKMKSNRGAAKRFSRTGSGQFKCSHSHLRHILTKKSAKRKRQLRGTTTIAAVDTRAVRQMLPYA; encoded by the coding sequence ATGCCCAAAATGAAAAGTAATCGTGGCGCAGCTAAACGCTTTAGCCGCACCGGTTCCGGCCAGTTCAAGTGTTCCCACTCGCATCTCCGGCACATCCTGACCAAAAAGAGCGCCAAGCGGAAACGCCAATTGCGTGGTACAACGACCATCGCGGCAGTGGATACCCGAGCCGTGCGCCAGATGTTGCCTTACGCCTGA
- the rplT gene encoding 50S ribosomal protein L20, whose product MPRVKRGVTAHARHKKVLKQAKGYYGARSRVYRVAKQAVIKAGQYAYRDRRQKKRDFRALWIVRINAGAHENGLSYSRLINGLKKAAIEIDRKVLADLAVFDKPAFAELANRAKVALGVA is encoded by the coding sequence ATGCCTCGAGTGAAACGCGGCGTTACCGCTCACGCCCGCCATAAGAAGGTCCTTAAACAAGCCAAAGGCTATTACGGTGCCCGCAGTCGGGTGTACCGGGTCGCCAAACAGGCGGTGATTAAGGCCGGCCAATACGCCTACCGCGACCGCCGCCAGAAGAAACGCGATTTCCGCGCGTTATGGATCGTGCGTATTAACGCTGGCGCCCATGAAAATGGCCTGTCCTACAGCCGGCTGATCAATGGTCTGAAAAAAGCCGCTATTGAAATTGACCGTAAGGTTCTGGCTGATCTGGCGGTGTTCGACAAACCGGCCTTCGCTGAATTGGCCAACCGCGCCAAGGTTGCCCTCGGCGTCGCCTGA